The Granulicella sp. 5B5 nucleotide sequence GTTGAGTTTCGTGGGGTTACTGCGGCAGCATGGGCTCGACCGTCATTAGGTGGTTCAGTGCCGAACGCTGTGCGTCGTTCAAGGGGATGCGGCTCATCGCACCGGCGCGCTGGTCGGGTGGCAGACGGCGGAGTTCGTTGAAGCTGCGGGCCACAACGTGCCTCTGATCCGGCGGCAAAGAGCCAAGCTGCTGCATGGCTCCGCGCACCTGTCCGCGCTGCTGCAGGCTCAGGCCTTCCATGTGCTCGTTCAGCTTCAGAATCTCGGCGCGACGCGCTGGGTCCATCGCGTTCAACTGCGCGAGTCGTTCCCGATAGCGCTGCTGCGTCTGCTGGGGCAAGTCGCGGAAACCCGGCTCGTTCCCCAGCGCCTGCTGCTGCTGCATGGGAGTCAGGTTCCTGTGGGCGTTCATCCACTCGGCCAGGTGCTCGCCCTTTGCGCCGGGCTGGTGGTTGGCACCCATTCCCTGACCGAAGCGGCGGTTTTGTTGAGCGGGAGGGCGCGGCTGCCGCGCTGCCATACGCGGCTGCATCCGCTGGCCACCTCGCTGATAGTAGCCAACCGGCGCCATCCGTCCAGCCCACGCACGGGCGCGCATCCGCTGGCCAGCGGCACCCTGCGGTGCGGCAAGGCACAGCGCGACGATGACACTGAGGGCGGCGAACAATCGGGTTGGCATCATCACGTGCATGGTCTGGCAGGCGGGCGACAAGGGACGGAAAGATGCAGCTCAGAACAAAGCCCTGTGGCCCGCGGGCCCCGGTTTCTACTCTTCTTGTCTCAGACGTTTACCCCATGATAGCGAAGAGTTTGCCTCACAGGGGTTGGTTACGACACCAATTTAGGACAGTCTGCCGACGCTATGATCCTCCCAGCTGACAGTGCTGTGACTAGGTTGTCGGAGGAGTTGAGGTATCGTCCACGCTGGAGCCGGAGTCATCCAGCAACTGGTCCATCTGCTGTAACGCCTGCGCGTTGTTGTCCAGAATCTTGAGGTCGTTCACTGTGGCGGAAGAAGCGGACGGCTGGTTCGAGGGCTGGTGCTCAAGATAGAGCCCGAAGCTGCCGCCACCGATCAGCATGGCAAACGCCAACGCGCCGGCAAGCGCAGGACGCAGCCCACGGCCCGTGCTGAAGAGCAGGAACGAGCGCGTCCGCTCCCAGAAGCCCTCAGGGTGCGCGGCCTCCGCCTCGCGGAGGCGGACATGCAGCTTGGAATCGAAGTAGGCTGAGGGCTCCGGCGCGGTCCATGTGTCCAGCAGATCGAAG carries:
- a CDS encoding DUF3106 domain-containing protein yields the protein MMPTRLFAALSVIVALCLAAPQGAAGQRMRARAWAGRMAPVGYYQRGGQRMQPRMAARQPRPPAQQNRRFGQGMGANHQPGAKGEHLAEWMNAHRNLTPMQQQQALGNEPGFRDLPQQTQQRYRERLAQLNAMDPARRAEILKLNEHMEGLSLQQRGQVRGAMQQLGSLPPDQRHVVARSFNELRRLPPDQRAGAMSRIPLNDAQRSALNHLMTVEPMLPQ